From the genome of Papaver somniferum cultivar HN1 chromosome 2, ASM357369v1, whole genome shotgun sequence, one region includes:
- the LOC113348602 gene encoding probable E3 ubiquitin-protein ligase ZFP1: MSYSHPHPPIRHHHHYQHRHQHQQHSSRLLGSLPPSYRIGFNLSYQHQRNATIPQQNSTAGRFQFQDGVDVPTSRVRVLPNSTSTLQFQEGVAVVDDVSASRIRVLPITTITAQAQEDVAMMRDILSRLRPLSISACTRTRVHHQSTTSSCFNGSGGNLEKENDSCIICQAEYKTLEKIGILECGHEYHVECVKQWLLINKTCPICRRPALP; the protein is encoded by the coding sequence ATGTCTTATTCTCATCCACACCCTCCGatccgtcaccaccaccactaccaacacCGACACCAACATCAGCAACATAGTTCGAGACTTTTGGGATCATTGCCGCCATCCTATAGGATTGGGTTCAATCTGAGTTATCAACACCAAAGAAATGCGACAATTCCACAACAGAATTCTACCGCCGGTAGATTTCAGTTTCAAGACGGTGTTGATGTTCCAACATCTAgggttagggttcttcccaacagTACGAGTACGCTTCAGTTTCAAGAAGGTGTTGCCGTGGTGGATGATGTTTCAGCCTCTAGGATTAGGGTTCTTCCCATTACTACAATTACTGCTCAAGCTCAAGAAGATGTTGCCATGATGCGTGATATATTATCGCGATTACGTCCGTTATCAATATCAGCATGTACGAGGACACGAGTTCACCATCAATCAACAACCTCTTCATGTTTCAACGGTTCTGGAGGAAATCTGGAAAAGGAGAACGACTCTTGCATTATCTGCCAAGCTGAGTACAAGACGCTGGAAAAGATCGGAATATTGGAGTGTGGACACGAATACCATGTAGAATGCGTTAAGCAGTGGCTCCTGATTAATAAAACCTGTCCAATTTGCAGACGACCAGCTCTTCCATAA